One window of the Nocardia terpenica genome contains the following:
- the purF gene encoding amidophosphoribosyltransferase, translating to MTNADLSVDSPEPLSTSAVEPPRPAPDEPENEPREECGVFGVWAPGEDVAKLTYYGLYALQHRGQEAAGIAVADGAQVLVFKDLGLVSQVFDEQTLAAMPGYVAVGHCRYSTTGAVTWENAQPIFRTTAVGSGLALGHNGNLVNTAELAARAREAGVIGNRLPGTSGTSDSDVMTALLAHAAADKSIEQAAMELLPTLRGAFCLTFMDEHTLYAARDPHGVRPLCLGRLDRGWVVASETAALDIVGAAFVREIEPGELLAIDADGVRSLRFANPEPKGCVFEYVYLARPDSTIAGRSVHATRVEIGRRLAAEHPVEADLVIPVPESGTPAAVGYAQGSGVPYGQGLMKNAYVGRTFIQPSQTIRQLGIRLKLNPLREVIRGKRLIVVDDSIVRGNTQRALIRMLREAGALEIHVRIASPPVKWPCFYGIDFASRAELIANGAAPDGTEGSLDDMVENVRRSIGADTLGYISIEGMIAATEQPRTRLCCACFDGSYPIALPPEAAIGKNLLEGFLGKSESELLGDNANASALSRP from the coding sequence GTGACCAACGCCGATCTGTCGGTCGACAGCCCCGAGCCGCTATCCACCTCCGCCGTGGAACCGCCGCGCCCCGCCCCCGACGAACCCGAGAACGAGCCCCGCGAGGAGTGCGGCGTCTTCGGTGTCTGGGCCCCGGGCGAGGATGTGGCCAAACTCACCTACTACGGGCTGTACGCCCTGCAGCACCGCGGTCAGGAGGCGGCCGGAATCGCCGTCGCCGACGGCGCGCAGGTGCTGGTGTTCAAGGATCTCGGCCTGGTCAGCCAGGTGTTCGACGAGCAGACGCTGGCGGCCATGCCCGGCTACGTCGCGGTCGGCCACTGCCGCTACTCCACCACCGGCGCCGTCACCTGGGAGAACGCCCAGCCCATCTTCCGCACCACCGCGGTCGGCAGCGGACTGGCCCTGGGCCACAACGGCAATCTGGTCAACACCGCCGAATTGGCCGCGCGCGCACGCGAAGCCGGGGTGATCGGCAACCGCCTGCCCGGCACGTCGGGCACCTCCGACTCCGATGTGATGACCGCGCTGCTGGCGCACGCCGCCGCGGACAAGAGCATCGAGCAGGCCGCCATGGAACTGCTGCCCACCCTGCGCGGCGCGTTCTGCCTGACCTTCATGGACGAGCACACTCTCTACGCCGCGCGCGACCCGCACGGGGTGCGCCCGCTGTGCCTGGGTCGGCTCGACCGCGGCTGGGTGGTCGCGAGCGAAACCGCCGCACTCGACATCGTGGGCGCCGCCTTCGTGCGCGAGATCGAGCCGGGCGAACTGCTGGCGATCGACGCCGACGGGGTGCGCTCGCTGCGCTTCGCCAACCCGGAGCCCAAGGGCTGCGTCTTCGAATACGTCTATCTGGCCCGCCCCGACAGCACCATCGCCGGGCGCTCGGTGCACGCCACCCGCGTGGAGATCGGCCGCCGCCTGGCCGCCGAGCACCCGGTCGAGGCCGACCTGGTCATCCCCGTCCCGGAGTCGGGCACCCCGGCCGCGGTCGGGTACGCCCAGGGTTCGGGCGTGCCCTACGGCCAGGGCCTGATGAAGAACGCCTACGTCGGCCGCACCTTCATCCAGCCCAGCCAGACCATCCGCCAGCTCGGCATCCGGCTCAAGCTCAACCCGCTGCGCGAGGTGATCCGCGGCAAGCGGCTCATCGTCGTGGACGATTCCATCGTGCGCGGCAACACCCAGCGCGCGCTCATCCGCATGCTGCGCGAGGCCGGCGCGCTGGAGATCCACGTGCGCATCGCCTCGCCGCCGGTCAAGTGGCCCTGCTTCTACGGCATCGACTTCGCCTCGCGCGCGGAGCTGATCGCGAACGGGGCCGCGCCGGACGGCACCGAGGGATCGCTGGACGACATGGTCGAGAACGTCCGCCGTTCCATCGGCGCCGACACCCTGGGCTACATCTCGATCGAGGGCATGATCGCGGCCACCGAGCAGCCCCGAACGCGGCTGTGCTGCGCCTGTTTCGACGGCTCCTACCCGATTGCGCTCCCGCCCGAGGCCGCCATCGGCAAGAATCTGCTCGAGGGCTTCCTCGGCAAGTCGGAGTCGGAGTTGTTGGGCGACAACGCGAATGCGAGCGCGCTCAGCCGCCCCTGA
- a CDS encoding ABC transporter permease yields the protein MTSGLQRVTLILGLALVALFVIVALFAPLLAPYGFAQISDHGTDFVRQQAPSAQHWFGTSVRGEDVFSRVLYGARTALIVIAISLVLSLCIGVPLGLVSGYIGRWVDRVLVLFMDAMYAFPTLLLAIVVSIVVAGGNSSSFGGVLSAAVAITVIYVPQYFRVVRNATVAVKTEPYVDAARVTGAPIGRILFRHVFPNVTQSLPVIITLNGSEAILTLAALGFLGYGIEPTQAAEWGYDLNKALADVSNGIWWTGVFPGVAIVLVVLGMTLVGESLNEVLNPLLRTRRTAAVAAPSQESADD from the coding sequence ATGACCTCGGGGCTGCAGCGCGTGACGCTGATCCTGGGGCTGGCGCTGGTCGCGCTGTTCGTGATCGTGGCGCTGTTCGCGCCGTTGCTCGCGCCGTACGGCTTCGCCCAGATCTCCGATCACGGAACCGATTTCGTGCGGCAGCAGGCGCCCTCGGCGCAGCACTGGTTCGGCACCTCGGTGCGCGGGGAGGACGTGTTCTCCCGGGTGCTGTACGGCGCCCGGACCGCGCTGATCGTCATCGCGATCTCGCTGGTGCTGTCGCTGTGCATCGGTGTGCCACTGGGTTTGGTGTCCGGCTACATCGGGCGCTGGGTGGACCGGGTGCTGGTGTTGTTCATGGACGCCATGTACGCGTTCCCGACGCTGCTGCTGGCGATCGTGGTCTCGATCGTGGTGGCGGGCGGTAATTCGTCGAGCTTCGGCGGTGTGCTGTCGGCGGCGGTGGCGATCACGGTCATCTATGTGCCGCAGTACTTCCGGGTGGTGCGCAATGCCACCGTGGCGGTGAAGACCGAGCCCTATGTCGACGCCGCCCGGGTGACCGGGGCGCCGATCGGGCGCATCCTGTTCCGGCACGTGTTCCCCAATGTCACCCAGTCGCTGCCGGTGATCATCACGCTCAACGGCTCGGAGGCGATCCTGACCCTGGCGGCCCTGGGCTTCCTGGGGTACGGCATCGAGCCGACCCAGGCCGCCGAGTGGGGGTACGACCTGAACAAGGCGCTGGCCGACGTGTCCAACGGAATCTGGTGGACGGGCGTATTCCCCGGTGTCGCCATCGTTCTCGTGGTGCTCGGCATGACGCTGGTGGGCGAGAGCCTCAACGAGGTGCTCAATCCGCTGCTGCGGACCCGCCGCACCGCCGCCGTCGCCGCGCCGAGCCAGGAGTCCGCCGATGATTGA
- a CDS encoding TetR/AcrR family transcriptional regulator — protein MPRRSQEDRSRSTRAALEQAGRRLFAEHGYSGVSAEQIVSAAGVTRGALHHHYGDKRGLFVAVLERLEAENTAEVAAAVDALPDTTDLLAAMAVGLRTFLEINLRPETVRIAMSDGPAVLGWQSWREMEARHGLGMIIDLVQQAVDAGVVVRAPVRVLAQLILSAVTEGGMIVAHAEDPEQARAEVEQSMLLLVGGMLHVP, from the coding sequence ATGCCACGCCGTAGTCAGGAGGATCGCTCCCGCAGTACCCGGGCCGCGCTGGAGCAGGCCGGGCGGCGGCTGTTCGCCGAGCACGGTTACTCCGGGGTGTCGGCCGAGCAGATCGTGAGCGCGGCGGGCGTCACCCGCGGCGCGCTGCACCATCACTACGGCGACAAGCGCGGCCTGTTCGTCGCGGTGCTCGAGCGGCTGGAGGCCGAGAACACCGCCGAGGTCGCCGCGGCGGTCGACGCGCTGCCGGACACCACGGATCTGCTCGCGGCGATGGCCGTCGGCCTGCGCACCTTCCTGGAGATCAACCTGCGCCCCGAGACGGTGCGCATCGCCATGTCGGACGGACCGGCCGTGCTGGGCTGGCAGAGCTGGCGCGAGATGGAGGCCCGGCACGGCCTCGGCATGATCATCGATCTGGTCCAGCAGGCCGTCGACGCCGGAGTGGTGGTGCGGGCGCCGGTGCGGGTGCTGGCCCAGCTCATCCTGAGCGCCGTCACCGAGGGGGGCATGATCGTGGCGCACGCCGAGGATCCGGAACAGGCGCGCGCCGAGGTGGAACAGAGCATGCTGCTGCTGGTCGGCGGCATGCTGCACGTGCCCTGA
- a CDS encoding ABC transporter permease, whose protein sequence is MLRYLGVRLLLIIPTAWILVTVVFFLMRVVGDPITAALGGRLPPDQIAARKAAAGFDRPILTQYWDYISGLARGDFGRSQDNRAIGDIITSYGAATLELVVWSLIVAFLVGVPLGRYAAKRRDRASDVGLRLFAILVYAAPVFFVGMLLKLIFAVKLGWLPVAGRASTNVELALQHVSPKTNILFIDAILYGDNGYLLDVIKHAILPSIALGLLTAGVFLRLVRINLIQTLRSDFVDAARARGLSDRVVTRRHAFRNAMIPIVTVMGMQIAMMLGGAVLTETTFEWKGLGYQLAVYLQARDFVAVQGIVAFLALVVAVTSFLVDLVVALIDPRVRF, encoded by the coding sequence CTGCTGCGCTACCTGGGTGTGCGGCTGCTGCTGATCATCCCGACGGCCTGGATCCTGGTAACCGTCGTGTTCTTCCTGATGCGGGTCGTGGGCGACCCGATCACGGCCGCGCTGGGCGGGCGGCTCCCACCGGATCAGATCGCGGCCCGCAAGGCGGCGGCCGGATTCGACCGGCCGATCCTGACCCAGTACTGGGACTACATCTCCGGGCTGGCGCGCGGGGATTTCGGCCGCTCCCAGGACAATCGGGCCATCGGCGACATCATCACCAGCTACGGCGCGGCCACGCTGGAGCTGGTGGTGTGGTCGCTGATCGTCGCCTTCCTCGTCGGCGTGCCGCTGGGCCGCTACGCCGCCAAGCGCCGGGACCGGGCCTCCGACGTGGGGCTGCGGCTGTTCGCGATCCTGGTGTACGCGGCCCCGGTGTTCTTCGTCGGCATGCTGCTCAAGCTGATCTTCGCGGTGAAGCTGGGCTGGCTGCCGGTGGCCGGGCGGGCCAGCACCAATGTGGAACTGGCGCTGCAGCACGTCTCGCCGAAGACCAACATCCTGTTCATCGACGCGATCCTCTACGGCGACAACGGATATCTGCTCGACGTGATCAAACACGCCATCCTGCCGTCGATCGCGCTCGGCCTGCTGACCGCGGGGGTGTTCCTGCGGCTGGTCCGGATCAACCTGATCCAGACGCTGCGCAGCGATTTCGTCGACGCCGCGCGGGCGCGCGGGCTGTCGGATCGGGTGGTGACGCGGCGACATGCGTTCCGCAACGCCATGATTCCGATCGTCACGGTGATGGGCATGCAGATCGCCATGATGCTCGGCGGCGCGGTGCTGACCGAGACCACCTTCGAGTGGAAGGGGCTGGGCTATCAGCTCGCGGTGTATCTGCAGGCTCGGGATTTCGTTGCGGTGCAAGGGATCGTCGCCTTCCTGGCGCTGGTGGTGGCGGTGACGAGCTTCCTGGTGGACCTGGTCGTGGCGCTCATCGACCCGAGGGTGAGGTTCTAG
- a CDS encoding ABC transporter ATP-binding protein has translation MIETVERTPALSIESLSVTFATDAGAVNAVCDVSYEVFPGEVLAIVGESGSGKSVSSRTAIGLLPGTARVRGLVTVGSDTITSMSEKQLTALRGGAISMVFQEPGAALDPLFTVGFQIMEALRAHADIGRKAAKARAIELLRMVGLPDPEHRVDFYPHQLSGGQKQRVMIAIAIACEPTVIIADEPTTALDVTVQAEILELLRDLRDRLGSAIVLITHNMGVVADLADRVVVMRSGRVVETAPVDELFANPREEYTRDLLAAVPHLGAGLAPASGAVSPVAPQPDAGGGTVTMERPAGELPAVAAAETVLKVTDLVVEFPGALGRPAFRAVDEVSLTIGRGETLGLVGESGSGKSTIGRCVAALQRPTAGRIRVLGEEVTGLSERRLRPMRKRLGFVFQDPATSLNPRLTVGQCVAEPLVVHRAATGSALRERVRRLLDDVQLAAGTENRYPHELSGGQRQRASLARALVLNPDLLIADEPTSALDVSVQATVLEIFAGLQREFGWACLFISHDLAVVDQLAARIAVLRNGSVVEQGTRDEILRHPTQEYTQRLVAAVPVPDPVEQRRRRAASAALFATDHSE, from the coding sequence ATGATTGAGACCGTGGAACGTACGCCCGCCCTCTCCATCGAGTCGCTGTCGGTCACCTTCGCCACCGACGCCGGTGCGGTGAACGCCGTCTGCGACGTGTCCTACGAGGTGTTCCCCGGCGAGGTGCTGGCCATCGTCGGCGAATCCGGGTCCGGCAAGTCGGTGAGCTCGCGCACCGCGATCGGCCTGCTGCCCGGGACCGCGCGGGTGCGCGGCCTGGTCACGGTGGGTTCGGACACCATCACCTCGATGTCGGAGAAGCAGCTCACCGCGCTGCGCGGCGGGGCGATCTCGATGGTGTTCCAGGAGCCGGGCGCCGCCCTGGACCCGCTGTTCACCGTCGGCTTCCAGATCATGGAAGCGCTACGCGCGCATGCGGATATCGGCCGCAAGGCCGCCAAGGCGCGGGCGATCGAACTGCTGCGCATGGTCGGGCTGCCCGATCCGGAGCATCGCGTCGACTTCTATCCGCATCAGCTGTCCGGCGGGCAGAAGCAGCGGGTGATGATCGCCATTGCCATCGCCTGCGAGCCCACGGTGATCATCGCCGACGAACCGACCACGGCGCTGGATGTCACCGTGCAGGCCGAGATCCTGGAGCTGCTGCGGGATCTGCGCGACCGGCTCGGCAGCGCCATCGTGCTGATCACCCACAATATGGGCGTGGTCGCCGACCTCGCCGATCGCGTGGTGGTGATGCGGTCGGGCCGGGTCGTCGAAACCGCGCCCGTGGACGAGCTTTTCGCGAATCCACGCGAGGAGTACACCCGCGACCTGCTCGCCGCGGTGCCGCACCTGGGTGCGGGCCTGGCCCCGGCGTCCGGTGCGGTGTCACCGGTCGCGCCGCAACCGGACGCGGGTGGCGGGACGGTCACGATGGAACGCCCGGCGGGGGAGTTGCCCGCGGTGGCCGCGGCCGAGACCGTGCTCAAGGTGACGGATCTGGTCGTGGAATTCCCGGGCGCGCTGGGCCGTCCGGCCTTCCGCGCGGTGGACGAGGTGTCGCTGACCATCGGCCGCGGCGAAACCCTGGGCCTGGTCGGCGAATCCGGCTCCGGCAAGAGCACGATCGGCCGCTGCGTGGCCGCGCTGCAACGGCCCACCGCGGGCCGGATCCGGGTGCTGGGCGAGGAGGTCACCGGGCTGTCGGAGCGGCGGCTGCGGCCGATGCGCAAGCGGCTCGGATTCGTCTTCCAGGACCCCGCCACCTCGCTGAACCCGCGGCTCACCGTCGGGCAGTGCGTGGCCGAGCCGCTGGTCGTGCACCGCGCCGCCACCGGTTCGGCACTGCGCGAACGGGTTCGGCGCCTGCTGGACGACGTGCAACTGGCCGCGGGCACCGAGAACCGCTACCCGCACGAGCTCTCGGGCGGCCAGCGGCAGCGGGCCAGCCTGGCGCGGGCGCTGGTGCTGAATCCGGATTTGCTCATCGCCGACGAACCGACCAGCGCGCTGGATGTGTCGGTGCAGGCGACGGTGCTGGAGATCTTCGCCGGGCTGCAGCGCGAGTTCGGCTGGGCGTGCCTGTTCATCAGTCACGACCTGGCCGTGGTCGATCAGCTCGCGGCCCGGATCGCGGTGCTGCGCAACGGTTCCGTGGTCGAGCAGGGCACCCGCGACGAGATCCTGCGCCACCCCACGCAGGAGTACACCCAGCGCCTGGTGGCCGCGGTTCCGGTGCCGGACCCGGTCGAACAGCGGCGACGTCGCGCGGCGTCGGCGGCGCTGTTCGCCACGGACCACAGCGAATAG
- a CDS encoding sterol carrier family protein — protein sequence MVVGEWLRGEGGSVPARGEVAAAVRGTARTLEAVAPGSSVEVRVPPFVAVQCIEGPRHTRGTPPNVVETDARTWLLLATGLLSFEEAVASGALSVSGIRAGELAHWLPLVPL from the coding sequence ATGGTGGTGGGGGAGTGGTTGCGGGGCGAGGGGGGTTCGGTGCCTGCGCGGGGGGAGGTGGCGGCGGCGGTGCGGGGGACGGCGCGGACGTTGGAGGCGGTGGCGCCGGGGTCGTCGGTGGAGGTTCGGGTGCCGCCCTTTGTGGCGGTGCAGTGTATCGAGGGGCCGCGGCATACGCGGGGGACGCCGCCGAATGTGGTGGAGACCGATGCGCGGACCTGGTTGTTGCTGGCGACCGGGCTGTTGAGCTTCGAGGAGGCGGTGGCGTCGGGGGCGTTGAGCGTGTCCGGGATTCGGGCGGGCGAGCTCGCCCACTGGCTGCCACTGGTGCCGCTGTGA
- a CDS encoding ABC transporter substrate-binding protein, with protein sequence MAGLALLTVAGCGSGRTGGGGDNGLVVGTTDKIFTLDPAAAYDQGSYVPATQIYQHLLNFAPGETTPKPDAAEKCDFTTPVVYTCKLRPNLKFANGDALTSASVKYSFDRMMKINDPNGPASLLGNLDHTDATDNLTVAFTLKNASDQTFPAVLATEAGPIIDEKVFPADKIMDDDAIVKAKPFSGPYVITSYDKNKLVQYSANADYVGILAKPKTSMVSMKYYASSDNLKLDIQNGNIDVAYRSLSPTDLDSLRKDDKVAVHEGPGGELRYIVFNMNTMPGNTPEQKLAVRKAISSSVDRDALSREVYKGMYSPAYSPVPQGYPGAIEPFKDIYGAKPNKEQAAKFLSDAGVAAPVDLNLQYNPDHYGSSSSEEYAAIKSQLEATGLFRVNLQSTEWVSYNKERARDTYPLYQLGWFPDYPDADDYLTPFFGPNNFLQNHFEEPDITAQLTAEVTQPDKDKRLAIIQQIQRDMAQKYISQLPLLSGKQIAVAGKDVQGLDATLDPSTKFRFNVLSK encoded by the coding sequence ATGGCGGGGCTCGCCCTGCTCACCGTGGCCGGATGTGGTTCGGGGCGTACCGGCGGCGGAGGCGACAACGGCCTGGTCGTCGGCACCACCGACAAGATCTTCACGCTCGATCCGGCCGCCGCCTACGATCAGGGCTCCTACGTGCCCGCGACGCAGATCTATCAGCATCTGCTGAACTTCGCGCCCGGCGAGACCACCCCCAAGCCGGACGCCGCGGAGAAATGCGACTTCACCACACCGGTCGTGTACACCTGCAAGCTGCGCCCGAACCTGAAGTTCGCCAACGGCGACGCCCTGACCTCCGCCAGCGTCAAGTACTCCTTCGATCGAATGATGAAGATCAACGATCCGAACGGTCCGGCCTCGCTGCTCGGCAACCTCGACCACACCGACGCGACCGACAACCTCACCGTGGCGTTCACCCTGAAGAACGCCAGCGACCAGACCTTCCCCGCGGTCCTGGCCACCGAGGCCGGGCCGATCATCGACGAGAAGGTCTTCCCGGCCGACAAGATCATGGACGACGACGCCATCGTCAAGGCCAAGCCGTTCTCCGGCCCCTACGTCATCACCAGCTACGACAAGAACAAGCTCGTCCAGTACTCGGCCAACGCCGATTACGTCGGCATCCTCGCCAAACCGAAGACCAGCATGGTCTCGATGAAGTACTACGCGTCCAGCGACAACCTCAAGCTCGACATCCAGAACGGCAACATCGACGTCGCCTACCGCAGCCTGAGCCCGACCGACCTGGACTCGCTGCGCAAGGACGACAAGGTCGCGGTGCACGAGGGCCCCGGCGGTGAGCTGCGGTACATCGTGTTCAACATGAACACCATGCCCGGCAACACCCCCGAGCAGAAACTGGCCGTCCGCAAGGCCATCTCCTCCTCCGTCGACCGCGACGCGCTGTCCCGCGAGGTCTACAAGGGCATGTACTCGCCCGCGTATTCGCCGGTGCCGCAGGGCTATCCGGGTGCGATCGAGCCGTTCAAGGACATCTACGGCGCCAAGCCGAACAAGGAGCAGGCGGCCAAGTTCCTGTCCGACGCCGGAGTGGCGGCCCCGGTCGACCTGAACCTGCAGTACAACCCCGACCACTACGGCTCCTCCAGCTCCGAGGAGTACGCGGCGATCAAGAGCCAGCTCGAGGCCACCGGCCTGTTCCGGGTCAACCTGCAGTCCACCGAATGGGTGAGCTACAACAAGGAGCGGGCGCGCGACACCTACCCGCTGTATCAGCTCGGCTGGTTCCCGGACTATCCGGATGCGGACGACTATCTGACCCCGTTCTTCGGCCCGAACAACTTCCTGCAGAACCACTTCGAGGAGCCGGACATCACCGCGCAGCTGACGGCCGAGGTCACCCAGCCGGACAAGGACAAGCGGCTCGCGATCATCCAGCAGATCCAGCGGGACATGGCGCAGAAGTACATCTCCCAGCTGCCGCTGCTGTCCGGTAAGCAGATCGCGGTGGCGGGCAAGGACGTTCAGGGCCTGGACGCCACGCTCGACCCGTCCACCAAGTTCCGCTTCAACGTGCTGAGCAAGTGA
- a CDS encoding YhgE/Pip domain-containing protein, with the protein MATTERDQTSPIRRLTPFRRVFPVVVVTLLAALLGLMYLDYVIDPERNLHNFPIALVNQDVGDTVGAAGQQKQVDFGAEVADGLRRAVPADQIDLRTLGVNEAQLQMQNGQVYGTIIIPSDFSKRLGILGVGSVVPGDIQRPIITLQTNPRLGAFAASVTQRFGDRALNQVNDQVGKQLTEQVRAQLAPPPGAGPAPELSGATRLALAQPLRIVVEQYRPLPGNSGEGLTAFFYALLLLLIGVVGAMIIHTLIDSALGFIPTEYGPWFVHYPTASISRFRTLLIKWGVMVAASLTVSAVFLGVGKALGMPIDKPLSLFLYGAFAISAVGITGISMLAAIGSAGLLVNLILFVILGLPSSGGTVPIEATPKYFGWLAKFEPMHQVFLAIRSILYFDGNGAAGLSRGFWMTALGLGIGLVLGLVVTRYYDRKGLERKPVRREALTAERPAD; encoded by the coding sequence GTGGCGACTACCGAGCGTGACCAGACGAGTCCGATCCGGCGGCTGACCCCGTTCCGGCGAGTGTTCCCCGTCGTGGTCGTCACGCTGCTGGCCGCGCTGCTGGGATTGATGTATCTGGATTACGTCATCGATCCGGAGAGGAATCTGCACAACTTCCCGATCGCCCTGGTCAACCAGGATGTCGGGGACACGGTGGGCGCGGCGGGGCAGCAGAAGCAGGTCGACTTCGGCGCCGAGGTCGCCGACGGACTGCGGCGGGCGGTGCCCGCCGACCAGATCGACCTGCGCACCCTCGGCGTCAACGAGGCCCAGCTGCAGATGCAGAACGGGCAGGTCTACGGGACCATCATCATTCCGAGCGACTTCAGCAAGCGGCTGGGCATTCTCGGTGTGGGCAGCGTGGTGCCGGGCGATATCCAGCGGCCGATCATCACGCTGCAGACCAATCCGCGGCTGGGCGCGTTCGCGGCATCGGTGACGCAACGCTTCGGTGATCGCGCGCTGAACCAGGTGAACGATCAGGTGGGCAAGCAGCTCACCGAGCAGGTGCGGGCCCAGCTCGCCCCGCCGCCGGGCGCGGGTCCCGCCCCCGAGCTGTCCGGGGCGACCCGGTTGGCGCTGGCACAGCCGCTGCGGATCGTGGTCGAGCAATACCGTCCGCTGCCGGGCAATTCCGGGGAGGGTTTGACGGCCTTCTTCTATGCGCTGCTGCTCCTGCTGATCGGCGTGGTGGGCGCGATGATCATTCACACGCTCATCGACTCCGCGCTCGGCTTCATTCCCACCGAGTACGGGCCGTGGTTCGTGCACTATCCGACCGCGTCGATCTCCCGGTTCCGCACCCTGCTGATCAAGTGGGGGGTGATGGTGGCGGCCTCGCTCACGGTGTCGGCGGTGTTCCTGGGCGTCGGCAAGGCGCTGGGCATGCCGATCGATAAACCGTTGTCGCTGTTCCTGTATGGCGCGTTCGCGATCTCGGCGGTCGGGATCACCGGCATCTCCATGCTGGCGGCGATCGGGTCGGCCGGGCTGCTGGTGAACCTGATCCTGTTCGTCATCCTGGGCCTGCCGTCCTCGGGCGGCACGGTGCCGATCGAGGCGACGCCGAAGTACTTCGGCTGGCTGGCGAAGTTCGAGCCGATGCACCAGGTGTTCCTGGCCATCCGCTCGATCCTCTACTTCGACGGCAATGGCGCGGCCGGGCTGAGCCGCGGCTTCTGGATGACCGCACTCGGGCTGGGCATCGGGCTGGTGCTGGGGCTGGTGGTCACCCGGTACTACGACCGGAAGGGCTTGGAGCGCAAGCCCGTTCGGCGGGAGGCATTGACCGCGGAGCGCCCGGCCGACTAG
- a CDS encoding CPBP family intramembrane glutamic endopeptidase: protein MRGRDTAAEVVVATALPLLWSNLLLPRLRLGMRGRTAATAAFATAYGLAFRARPHWHSPRGLRTGLRAAATITAGYAAALACPPLRAKLAEFAARPAEVTPAEWVTLHIPLGTVYSEELIFRATLDPLLARTTGRYANVLAPLAFGLWHITPARAAGDNPALAVATTTLGGAILTHLRHHAADSTTAPALLHLALNVGGVIAPRIARIPNRRNH from the coding sequence ATGAGAGGTCGCGATACCGCGGCCGAAGTCGTTGTCGCGACGGCCCTCCCACTGCTGTGGAGCAACCTGCTGCTGCCCCGCCTGCGACTCGGGATGCGCGGCCGCACCGCCGCCACCGCCGCCTTCGCCACGGCCTACGGCCTGGCCTTCCGCGCCCGCCCGCACTGGCACTCCCCCCGCGGCCTGCGCACCGGCCTCCGCGCGGCCGCCACGATCACCGCCGGTTACGCCGCGGCCCTGGCATGTCCGCCCCTGCGCGCGAAACTGGCGGAATTCGCGGCCCGCCCCGCCGAGGTCACCCCCGCCGAATGGGTAACCCTGCACATCCCCCTCGGCACCGTCTACAGCGAGGAACTGATCTTCCGGGCCACCCTCGACCCCCTCCTCGCCCGCACCACCGGCCGCTACGCAAACGTCCTCGCCCCCTTGGCCTTCGGCCTCTGGCACATCACCCCCGCCCGCGCCGCCGGAGACAACCCCGCCCTCGCGGTAGCCACCACCACCCTCGGCGGCGCAATCCTGACCCACCTCCGCCACCACGCCGCCGACAGCACCACCGCCCCGGCCCTCCTACACCTGGCCCTGAACGTCGGCGGCGTGATCGCGCCTCGAATCGCCCGCATACCCAACCGGCGCAACCACTGA